The following coding sequences are from one Lolium rigidum isolate FL_2022 chromosome 6, APGP_CSIRO_Lrig_0.1, whole genome shotgun sequence window:
- the LOC124663172 gene encoding receptor like protein 29-like, with protein sequence MRKQMSMSTAKATMTASVAVFLCLLSAAAAAAMDPAERETLFLVMDAVSSDRDWRSETPDPCGAPWPGLECKPAPAGSNSTTNAAAAAPLHVTRLDFGVDPNPSCKDAATFPPEAFALPHLQSLFFVGCFKNPAAPTALLLPPPANLSSSGLQQLSIRANPSLSGVMPPQLASLRSLQVLTVSQNGLIRGEIPRGIGELRSLVHLDLSYNSLSGPVPAQISDLTGLVGLDLSYNSLSGPIPTRIGQLRQLQKLDLSSNNLTGAVPATVANLTSLTFLALSSNRLTGRFPPGISGLKNLQYLIMDNNPMDVPLPPELGGLARLQELRLAGSGYSGPIPAAFGQLASLTTLSLENNNLTGAIPAGLSRLRRMYHLNLSNNGLGGAVPFDGAFLRRLGRNLDLSGNPGLCLDGRDVVRDVGIGVGACRGGGGGDGLARDSVSSATGGVVTGYTVSFGRSRLLGPACVLFISCMLFFL encoded by the coding sequence ATGCGCAAGCAGATGAGCATGAGCACAGCGAAGGCGACAATGACGGCCTCCGTCGCGGTCTTCCTGTGCCTGCTCTCCGCGGCAGCCGCGGCGGCCATGGACCCGGCGGAGAGGGAGACGCTGTTCCTCGTCATGGACGCCGTCTCCTCCGACCGCGACTGGCGCTCCGAGACCCCCGACCCCTGCGGCGCGCCGTGGCCGGGGCTCGAGTGCAAGCCGGCGCCGGCCGGCAGCAACAGCACCACCAACGCTGCTGCCGCAGCGCCGCTCCACGTCACGCGGCTGGACTTCGGCGTGGACCCCAACCCGTCGTGCAAGGACGCGGCCACCTTCCCGCCCGAGGCGTTCGCGCTGCCGCACCTCCAGTCCCTCTTCTTCGTCGGCTGCTTCAAGAACCCGGCCGCCCCCACcgcgctcctcctcccgccgcccgcCAACCTCTCCTCCTCCGGCCTGCAGCAGCTCAGCATCCGCGCCAACCCGTCCCTCTCCGGCGTCATGCCGCCGCAGCTCGCCAGCCTCAGGTCCCTCCAGGTGCTCACCGTCTCCCAGAACGGCCTCATCCGCGGCGAGATCCCGCGGGGCATCGGGGAACTCAGGTCGCTGGTCCACCTCGACCTCAGCTACAACTCGCTCTCCGGGCCCGTGCCGGCAcagatcagcgacctcacgggcCTGGTCGGGCTGGACCTCAGCTACAACTCCCTCTCCGGCCCCATCCCAACCCGGATCGGCCAGCTGCGGCAGCTCCAGAAGCTGGACCTCAGCTCCAACAACCTCACCGGCGCCGTTCCCGCCACCGTCGCCAACCTCACTTCCCTCACCTTCCTCGCGCTGAGCAGCAACCGCCTGACCGGCCGCTTCCCGCCCGGCATCTCCGGCCTCAAAAACCTGCAGTACCTGATCATGGACAACAACCCGATGGACGTCCCGCTGCCGCCCGAGCTCGGCGGCCTCGCCCGTCTCCAGGAGCTCCGGCTGGCCGGTTCCGGCTACTCGGGGCCCATACCGGCGGCGTTCGGCCAGCTGGCGAGCCTCACCACGCTCTCGCTCGAGAACAACAACCTGACGGGCGCGATCCCGGCGGGGCTCAGCAGGCTGCGCAGGATGTACCACCTCAACCTCAGCAACAACGGCCTCGGCGGGGCCGTGCCGTTCGACGGCGCCTTCCTGCGCCGGCTCGGCCGCAACCTCGACCTGAGCGGCAACCCAGGGCTGTGCCTGGACGGCCGGGACGTCGTGCGGGACGTCGGCATCGGTGTTGGTGcctgccggggcggcggcggcggtgatggtTTGGCGCGTGACTCCGTCAGCAGTGCCACCGGAGGAGTGGTGACGGGGTACACGGTCAGCTTCGGCCGGTCTCGGCTGCTCGGGCCTGCGTGCGTTCTGTTCATATCCTGCatgctttttttcctttga
- the LOC124663884 gene encoding protein VTE6, chloroplastic-like produces MACGLQPPLPAAFSPPPRALPARSSFLLAAGTLPLVPRGPTVSRHRLSPPPPRALPDTAAAAAGLRDVLADAFLAYPPTWASAAATNLAIFVAGSPLLLSGLSASGIAAAYVLGTLTWRAFGSRGYLLVAAYFVVGTAVTKLKIKQKEALGVAEKRGGRRGPGSVIGSSAAGCVCALLSIYNVGGGAFAELWRLGYVASFCTKLGDTVSSEIGKAYGRTTYLVTTFKIVPRGTEGAVSIEGTLAGIVAAMFLAGVGYSLGQVNVPQVVICVLASQIANFGESLIGATLQDKEGFEWMNNDVVNVLNISAGAILAVLMQWLLGRP; encoded by the exons ATGGCGTGCGGTCTCCAgccgccgctccccgccgccTTCTCCCCGCCGCCTCGCGCCCTCCCCGCCCGCTCGTCCTTCCTCCTCGCGGCCGGAACCCTGCCGCTAGTCCCTCGCGGGCCTACGGTTTCGCGCCACCGCCTGTCCCCTCCCCCGCCGCGCGCGCTCCCGGACACTGCCGCGGCGGCCGCGGGCCTCCGGGACGTGCTCGCCGACGCCTTCCTGGCGTATCCACCGACGTGGGCTTCGGCCGCCGCGACCAACCTCGCCATCTTCGTCGCGGGCTCGCCGCTGCTCCTCTCGGGCCTCTCCGCCTCCGGCATCGCGGCCGCCTACGTTCTCGGCACCCTCACCTGGCGCGCGTTCGGATCCCGGGGTTACCTCCTCGTCGCCGCCTACTTCGTGGTG GGCACAGCAGTAACGAAGTTGAAGATAAAACAGAAAGAAGCTTTGGGGGTTGCTGAGAAaagaggaggaaggagagggcCTGGAAGTGTCATTGGTTCTAGTGCTGCTGGTTGTGTCTGCGCTCTTCTATCGATATATAATGTAGGCGGTGGAGCATTCGCTGAACTCTGGAGACTAGGATATGTTGCTAGTTTCTGTACTAAACTCGGTGATACAGTTTCCAGTGAAATAGGGAAGGCCTATGGAAGAACAAC GTACCTGGTGACAACGTTTAAGATTGTTCCAAGAGGTACAGAAGGTGCAGTCAGCATTGAGGGTACTCTTGCTGGAATTGTAGCAGCAATGTTTCTGGCAGGTGTTGGTTACAGTCTGGGACAG GTGAATGTACCTCAAGTTGTGATATGTGTTCTTGCATCCCAGATTGCAAATTTTGGTGAGAGTTTGATTGGAGCGACATTACAAGATAAGGAAGGTTTTGAATGG ATGAATAACGATGTTGTCAACGTGCTCAACATCTCTGCTGGTGCCATTCTGGCTGTTCTAATGCAGTGGTTGCTTGGGCGCCCCtga
- the LOC124659612 gene encoding oil body-associated protein 2B-like, producing MSSSDQNPAPTPASGTGGTAPPPGRPTTVSSQAIDMGAQVMQPLKPVRQMKQHACSFALYAHDMHRQIEVHHFVSRLNQDVLQCAVYDSDKPSARLIGVEYIVSDAIFETLPPEEQRLWHSHAYEVKAGLWTDVGVPEMLQSSEMARMAKTYGKFWCTWQVDRGDRLPLGAPALMMSPQAVEPGRVRPELVRDRDQRCKVDSSACGLKAERVEMEEPEWINPNADYWRLHGKGFAVDVTATEMKQHAPFP from the exons ATGTCCTCTAGTGACCAGAACCCAGCGCCCACGCCCGCATCGGGCACCGGCGGGACGGCGCCGCCCCCGGGGCGGCCGACCACGGTGTCCTCGCAGGCGATCGACATGGGCGCGCAGGTGATGCAGCCGCTGAAGCCGGTGCGCCAGATGAAGCAGCACGCGTGCAGCTTCGCGCTGTACGCGCACGACATGCACCGGCAGATCGAGGTCCACCACTTCGTctcccgcctcaaccaggacgtcCTCCAGTGCGCCGTCTACGACTCCGACAAGCCCTCCGCCCGCCTTATCG GTGTGGAGTACATCGTGTCTGACGCCATCTTCGAGACCCTGCCGCCGGAGGAGCAGAGGCTGTGGCACTCGCACGCCTACGAGGTCAAGGCCGGGCTGTGGACGGACGTCGGCGTCCCGGAGATGCTGCAGAGCTCGGAGATGGCCAGGATGGCCAAGACGTACGGCAAGTTCTGGTGCACCTGGCAGGTTGATCGCGGTGATCGGCTGCCCCTCGGCGCGCCGGCGCTCATGATGTCACCGCAGGCCGTGGAGCCAGGCAGGGTGCGCCCCGAGCTGGTGCGCGACCGCGACCAGCGGTGCAAGGTCGACAGCTCGGCCTGTGGGCTCAAGGCAGAGAGGGTGGAGATGGAGGAGCCGGAGTGGATCAACCCCAACGCCGACTACTGGCGGCTGCACGGCAAGGGGTTCGCCGTGGACGTCACTGCCACGGAGATGAAGCAGCACGCGCCCTTCCCGTGA